The sequence CTCGCCGGCACGGACCGTCTGTCGGAGGTCTCGGGCCTCGGGGCGAGACCGGCCGCGAGTCGCGGCCGATCGCACCGACGCAGCGGCGTCGATCGGACCCTCGCCGGTCGCCTGTTCCGTCCGGACGCGCGCGCCGCGGTTGTCGACGTTCGGGGCAGTCCGTGCACGTGAACCACCGCTTCCGGTCGCGCTTCGAGCCTCGCCTTCGGGCCCCTCGAGCGCCGGTGCGGCGGCCTCTCCGGCGGCGACCACGTCGCCACGGCGCTGGCCAGGGACGAGTGGCTGGGCGTCGGTCTCGTCGTCCGGCCCGTCTTCCTCGCCTCCGTCGTCGTCCGATCCGTCTGCGCCGTCGGGTTCGTGGTCGGCCCCGCCCGTGTCGGCACCCGGTTCGCGTCCGGCGTCAGAACTGGCGGAGTCGACGCCGCCCCGTGAGGGATCCGTACCGCACCCCGAACGGTCGTCACCGCTCGAGTCGTCCCCGGTTTCAGGCCCCGAATCGGTACCCGTCTCGTCTCCCGATTCGTCGCCGGAGTGGGGCCGGTCGTCGGCCTCACTCGAGTCCTCGTCGGCCGAATCGGAGCCGTCGTCATCGGATTCTGCTCCGTCGCTGTCGGCCCCGGACTGGTCCTCACCGTCAGCATCGCCTGCCGCTTCGTCGTCGAATCGCTCGTCGAGTACGTCCTCGAGGTCGGGTTCGTCCTCGAACGGGGTCGAGCGCAAGCGGTGGGGAAGTGCGTACTCAGCGGCCTCGCGGACGTCCGGTTCGATCACCGTGGTTCGTCCCTCGAGCGCGGCCAGCGCCATCGCGGTCCGGGCGATCGCCACGTCGCCACGGTGGCCGTCGACGCCGGCGTCGATACAGAGCTCCGCGATTTCGGCCACGAACTCGTCGGGCAGGGAAACGCGGGAGAGACGATCGCGGGCCTGGAGAAGGTCCTCCCGGAGACGTTCGATCTCCTCAGCGTACTCCCGGTGTGGGTCTCCCTCGTCGCTCGTCCCGAGGACGCGCTCGAGAATCGTGACCCGTTCGTCGACGTCTCGGCTTCCCTCGACGGTGGCCTGGAGGGCGAAACGGTCGCGAAGCTGTGGGCGGAGGTCGCCTTCCTCGGGGTTCATCGTCCCGATCAGGGTGAACTCGGCCGGGTGGGAGACGCTGATTCCGTCCCGTTCGACGGTGTTGACACCGCTTGCGGCCGCGTCGAGGACGACGTCGACGAGGTGGTCCTCGAGAAGGTTCACCTCGTCGACGTAGAGGATGCCCCGGTGGGCCCGCGCGAGGAGACCGGGGTCGAAGTCGGCCTCACCGGCCAGGGCGTCCTCGACCGAGAGGGTGCCGACGACCCGGTCGCGCGTCGCGCCCAGCGGGAGCGTCACCAGCGGGACGGCACGGGTCTCGATCGGGAGGTCCGCGGCCGTTCGCTCACGGCACGACTCACACTGGAAACTGGGGTCGTCGGGTGCACAGCCATACGGACAGTCCGCCACGGCCCGCTGTTCGGGGAGGAGATCGACCAGTCCCCGGACGGCGGTCGACTTCGCGGTTCCCTTCTCGCCGACGATCAGCGCGCCGTCGAGGTCGTCGGTTACGGCAGTCGTGAGCAGGACTCGCTTCAGTTCTTCCTGCCCGACGATCGCCGGGAAGGGGAGTGACGACAGGTTTTTGTTCCCGCGCTTTGCAACCATGCTTGAGCTAATACAAGGGAGGTTTATAAAAGGCGATGACACGGATCGGAATCTACACCGCGACGGAGAACGAACTCGGATCGATCGGTCAGGCCGCCGAACGACTTCCGGACGCCGACCTGGTCGTCCGCTCGGAGAGCGATCTGGACGACGAGGCCGCCATCGAGGAGTTCGTCGAGGAATTGCGCGACGCCGCAGCCGCCATCTTCTGGCTGCACGGTGGCGAAGACAGCATGCCCGGTTACGACTACGCCACGGGCGCACTCGAGGAGGCGACCGTCCCGCTGGTCGTCAAGGCGACCGGCGACGCGTTCGCGTTCGAGGACACGACGGTCAGTGACGACCACCGCGACCAGGCGTACGAGTACCTCGAGAAAGGGGGGACGATCAACGTCGAGAACCTGTGTCGGTTCCTCGCGAGCGAGTACGACGACCGCGACCTCGAGTACGACGAGCCCGCCGCGCTCCCCACGGAGGGCGTCTACCACCCCGACCACCCCGGAATCGGGTACGAGGAACTGCTCGAGACCCACGACCCCGAGAAGCCGACGGTCGCGATCTGGTTCTACGAATCCCACTGGACACACGAGAATACGAGGTACGTCGACGCACAGGTGCGCGCACTCGAGGAGCAGGGGGCGAATTCCCTCCCGATCTTCTGTAACCCCGCCACGGACACGGAAGAGCAAGAGGACGCCGAGTGGGTGACAGACAACTGGTTGATCGACGACGAGGGACAGCCGGTCGTCGACGCCGTGCTCTCCTCGTTCATGTTCTCCCTGTCGATGGACGAACGCGGCCGCTCGGCGAGCGACGAGGGCCAGAGCGCCGAAGACGTCTTCCTCGACCGCCTCGGCGTCCCGGTGATCCAGACGATCACGACGATGCGCTCGCGGTCGCGCTACGAGTCGAGCGACACAGGCGTGATGGGATTCGAACTCGCCCTCTCGGTCGCCCTGCCGGAGTTCGATGGGAACGTCATCACACACCCGATTTCCGGGAAAGAACGCACCGACGACGAGGGAGGGATCGGCTCCGCGCCGAAACACCACTTCCCGATCGAGGACCGGATCGACCACGCGACCCGGCTCGCGGTCAACTGGGCAAACCTGCGTCACACCCCGAACGAGGAGAAGAACGTGGCCGTCGTCCTCCACAACTACCCGCCGAGCGACGACGGCATCGGGACTGCGTTCGGCCTCGACAGTCCCGAGTCGACCGTCAACCTGCTCTCCGAACTCGAGGGTCGCAATTACGACCTCGGCGGCCAGATGCCCGAGGACGGCCAAACACTCGTCGAGACGCTCACCTCGCAACTGACCCTCGAGGACCGCTGGGTCGCCCCCGAGGACGTCCGCGACCTCTCTGTCGACGTCGTCTCTACCGAGCAGTACGCGGCGTGGTTCGCCGAGACCGACGAGCGGTTCCAGAAGAACGTCGTCGAGGAGTGGGGCGAGGTTCCAGACAGGCCGTTCGCCATTCCAGGAACCCAGTTCGGTAACGTCCTCGTCACCGTCCAGCCGCCACGCGGGTTCGGGATGGACCCCTCGAAGGTCTACCACGACTCGGACCTCCAGCCGCCCCACGACTACTACGCGTTCTACGGCTGGCTGCGCAACGAGTTCGAGGCCGACGCCGTCGTCCATCTGGGGACTCACGGCAGCCTCGAGTGGCTCCCCGGCAAGACGGTCGGCCTGAACGGCGAGAGTGCCCCGGACCAGCTGGTCGACGACCTCCCGAACGTCTATCCCTACATCGTGAACAACCCGGGTGAGGGGACCCAGGCCAAGCGGCGCTCCTATGCAGCGATCGTCGACTACCTGACCCCCGTGATGCGCTCGGCGGGAACCTACGACGAACTCGCGGACCTCGAGGAACTCGCCAATCAGTACCGTGAAGCGGGTATGGAAGACGCCCGTGCGGACGATGGTGCACAGCTCGAGACGCTGATTCGCGAGAAAGTCGACGAGATGGACCTGGCGGTCGAACTGGGCGTCGAGGGCACCATCGACGAGAGGGCGGACGTCCGTGGCCCCGAGGAAGCGGGGTCGACCCTCGCGGAAGGCGATGTCGAGGGCGAGGACCTCGCGATCGACGACCTCGTCGAGCGCATCCACGAGTACCTCACGGACGTCAAGACGACCCAGATCCGGCTGGGGCTGCATACGATGTCCGAACCGCCGAAAGGCGAACGACTCGTCGAGTACCTCGTCGCGCTCACCCGTCTCGAGAACCCCGGCGCACCGAGCCTGCGTGAGAGCGTTGCGGGCGCGCTGGGCGTCGACTACGAGACGATGCTGAACGCGCCTGGCGAGTACGACGCGGATCTCGGGATGACCTACGCCGAGGCCGCCGACGTCGTCTACGAGACGAGTCTCGAGCTGATCGAGACGCTCGCCGAACACGACTTCGACGTCCCCGTCTCCGAACTCGAGGGTGGGCCCGAGGACGAGGTCAATATCAACCTCCTGATCGTCGACCTCGGGCCGGTCGGTGACGCGAAGGCGAAGCCGGGTGCCCACGACGACCTCCGGAAGGCCCTCGCGTACGTCTGTGAGGAGGCCCAGCCGCGCGTGCAGGGTGCCGAAGACGAGATTCCGCGGACCGCAGAAGCGTTGTCGGGCGAGTACGTGCCGCCGGGCGGCTCCGGCGCGCCGACCCGCGGTGGCGTCGACCTGCTGCCGACCGCGCGGAACTTCTACACGCTCGATCCGCGGAAGGTACCCGCCAAGCCGGCGTGGCAGGTCGGCAAGGAAGTCGCGGAGGGCGTCCTCGAGCGTCACCATACTGAAAACGGCGAGTACCCCGAGGAGATCGGCGTCGTCGCGTGGGGGACCCCCACGGTGCGCACCCGCGGAGAGACCATCGCTCAGGTGCTCGCGATGATGGGCGTCGAACCGCAGTGGACCGACGCCGGCCGGATCGACGACGTCGAACCGATCCCACTCGAGGACCTGGGCCGACCCCGGATCGACGTTACGACGCGCGTCTCCGGGCTGTTCCGCGACGCGTTCCCGGCTGCCGCAGGCGTGATCCACGACGCCGTCGACGCCGTGGTCGACCTCGACGAGCCCCACGAGATGAACTACGTGAAGAAACACGTCGAGGCGGAAGCCGAACAGTTGCAAGACGAGGAGGGCCTCGACGAGTCAGACGCCTGGACGGCCGCGAAACACCGCGTGTTCACCACGAAACCCGGCGGCTACGGTGCCGGAACGAACAAGGCCGTCGACGAAGGCAACTGGGACGATCGCTCCGATCTCGCGAGCGTCTACGTCCAGTGGGGTGGCTACGCGATGGGGTCGAGAGGACGCGTCTCCGACGCTCACGCCTCCTTCGAGCGCCGACTTTCCAGTGTGGACGCCACCGTCAAGCTCGAGGATACGATGGAACAGGACGAGTTCGACTCCTCTGACTGGTACGCGTTCCACGGCGGGTTCATCTCCGCCGTCGCGGAAGTCTCGGGCGAGGAACCGGCTTCCTACGTGGGCGACTCCTCGGATCCAGACAACGTCGACGTCTACACGAACGAAGAGAAGGTCCGCAAGGCCATGCGCGCACGCGTGCTCAATCCCGACTGGCTCGAGTCCATGGAAGAGCACGGCTACAAGGGCGCGGGCGACCTCTCGACCACGGTCGACGTCACTCTCGGCTGGGACGCGACGACTGGCGTCGTGAGCGATACCCTGTGGGAGGAAGTCGCCGAGAAGTTCGCCTTCGACGACGACCGCCAGGCGTGGATGCGCGACGTGAACCCGTGGGCACTCGAGTCGATCACCGACACGCTGCTCGAGGCGATCGATCGGGACCTCTGGGACGCAGACGACGAGACGGTCGACCGCCTGCGCGACCTGAACCTCGAGGTCGAGGGTGATCTCGAGGCGCGCACGACGAACGAGGCCGTCGGCGCGGGGGTGAGTACCGATGACTGACGACGGCACGCTCGAGGGCCGAGCGAAGATCGATGGGAACGCAGTCGACGATCGACTGGTACCCGACGGTGGGACGGAGTACGACCGCGAGTACGCCGACCTCGGCGCGACGACCCAGGAGGCGATGGACATCGCCGAGACGAGCATGGACATCGTCCGGCAGTTCGTGCCCGACGAGACGCTTGCCGATCGAGTCCGACAGAAGGCCGTCCACTCGATGGGCGACATCGAGTTCCAGCACCTGATCCGCTTTACCGGCGAAGACGACCTCGGCGACGACGAAGATGCGCCGGTCCGGGCGGGCGCGAAAGCCGTCCTCGCAGAGGCGAACGTCGTCACAGACATCACGATGGCTCAGGCGGGAATCACCGGTCGGGGTCACGACTGTGAGAAACACAAGGCGATCGGCCACGGGGCCGAACTCGCGGCGGAAACGGGCATGACTCGCACCGCCGCGGGCGTCCTCGAGCTGGACAAACGGGGCGTCTACGACGGGTCGATCGCGACGGTCGGCAACGCGCCGACGGCCGCCTTCGCACTCGCCGACTGTATCGAGAACGGCACTCGACCGGCAGTGGTCGTCGCCACCCCGGTTGGGTTCGTCAAGGCAGAAGAGAGTCGCCAGCGAATCCGCGAGGTGAGCGAGGCTTACGGCGTGCCCGCGATCACGAACGTTGGGAGACGCGGTGGTAGCGGACTCGCTGCCGCGTTGACGAACGAGCTGATCCACGTCGCCAAAGACGTTCGGACGGGCGACCTCGAACTCGAGCGCACGGCTGAAGAGCGGAGCGCCGACGAGGTGGAATCGTGAGCGACGAGTACGACCTCGACAGCGGTCCCGATCCGGCAACGTTTGCGGCCGCCGAATCAGAGCCAGACGTCGACGAATCGATAGCCGACCCCGTTTACGCCGTCGGCGTCGGCCCGGGCAATCAGGAGTACCTCACCCCACGCGGCCGGCGAGCGATCGAAGAGGCCGACGTCGTCGTCGGCTTCACGACCGTCGTCGAGTTCGTCGCCGACCTGACCGACGCCGACCTGTTGACCTGCGGCTACGCCGACGAGGCCGAGGCGCTCGAGGCCTTCACCGAACGCGTGGCCGACGGCGAATCGGGGACGGCCGTCGCGATGGGCGACCCGAACCACTCGGGCTACCAGTTCGTCGGGAAGGTCCAGCAGGCAGTCCAGTCAGTCGACCCCAGTACGCCCGTTCGCGTTATCCCCGGCATCTCCTCGTTGCAGGTGGCCGCCAGTCGCGCCCGAACGCCGATGGAAGACACCGAGTTCGTCACACTCCACAAGAGCGGCGACCTCGAGGGCGATATGGATCGCCTCGCGACGGCCGTCGTCGAGGACCGCCGGCACGCGCTCGTCCTCCCGCGACCGTACGACCGGATGCCGGGCGACCTCGCCGCCGTCCTGCTCGAGCGCGGCGCGCCGGCCGACCTCGAGGCGCTGGTGCTCGAGAAGCTGACCCACGACGAGGAGACGGTCCACCGGTTTACCCTCGAGACGCTCGCAGAGCACGCAGGCGGCGACGGGAGAGAAGAGACGCCGTTTTCGGATCTGGTGGTCCTCGCCGTCCGGCAGCCGGTCGCACCGAGTTAGGCGCTGCTGGCGTTAGGAGTCGCTCTGGCGCTCGCGCAACACCGTCCCGACCGTCTTCGAGACTTCCTCGAGGGCGACCGAGTGGGTCTTTCGAAGGTCACCCTCCTGCGCGTCGTCGAGATGCTGGAGGGCTTCACGAAGGTGGCGTTCGACGTCTGGTTCGCCATCATCGGTCATAGTGATCTCACCTAGGAGACTCGCGCGGGAAAGTCCATCGCCGTCACGAGAGTGGCGGTCACGCTGGCAACCCTCGTCGGCAGGTCGATAGCCCGGGTGACGCCGCTCGACAGTGGTGTGCGATCGTCACTCGCGTCCGAGTATAATATGTGCAGTTAAGTAGCGCGGCGGCGGTCGTTCACCTAATGGGCTACTATGCGGGCGTCGACCTCGGTGCGACGAACGTCCGGGCGATCGTGGCCGACGGCGATGGGACGACGATCGGCACGAGTCGTAACCGGACACCGCGCGGACCGACCGGGATCGACGTCACCGAGGGCGTCCTCGAGACTCTCCGGGAAGCCTGCGCGGCCGCAGGGATTACACCGGACGAGATCGAGGCTGCCGGAATTGGCTCGATCGGACCGTTCGACCTCGCGGAGGGGGCGGTAATCGACCCGGCGAACCTTCCGGACTCGATCGACCGGATCCCGCTGACGGGACCGATCGAGAAACTGATCGACAGCGACGAGGTCTACCTTCACAACGACACCAACGCGGGCGTCATCGGCGAGCGGTTCCACGCCGATCGAAACCCCGACGACATGGTCTACATCACCATCTCCTCCGGGATCGGGGCCGGCGTCTGCTGTGA is a genomic window of Natrarchaeobaculum aegyptiacum containing:
- a CDS encoding VWA domain-containing protein, which produces MVAKRGNKNLSSLPFPAIVGQEELKRVLLTTAVTDDLDGALIVGEKGTAKSTAVRGLVDLLPEQRAVADCPYGCAPDDPSFQCESCRERTAADLPIETRAVPLVTLPLGATRDRVVGTLSVEDALAGEADFDPGLLARAHRGILYVDEVNLLEDHLVDVVLDAAASGVNTVERDGISVSHPAEFTLIGTMNPEEGDLRPQLRDRFALQATVEGSRDVDERVTILERVLGTSDEGDPHREYAEEIERLREDLLQARDRLSRVSLPDEFVAEIAELCIDAGVDGHRGDVAIARTAMALAALEGRTTVIEPDVREAAEYALPHRLRSTPFEDEPDLEDVLDERFDDEAAGDADGEDQSGADSDGAESDDDGSDSADEDSSEADDRPHSGDESGDETGTDSGPETGDDSSGDDRSGCGTDPSRGGVDSASSDAGREPGADTGGADHEPDGADGSDDDGGEEDGPDDETDAQPLVPGQRRGDVVAAGEAAAPALEGPEGEARSATGSGGSRARTAPNVDNRGARVRTEQATGEGPIDAAASVRSAATRGRSRPEARDLRQTVRAGETSVTIVFAVDASASMRPAMATAKGVVLELLQDSYEHRDDVAFVAFAGEDADVLLPPTDSVSLAARHLKDLPSGDRTPLPAGLETAREVLERAESDASVVVLVTDGRANVADGSPTEATRRAARRLGRTGASVLVVEAGADSRAGLAGVVADETNGERVALEALSVDRVRETAAWATDEQ
- the cobN gene encoding cobaltochelatase subunit CobN, giving the protein MTRIGIYTATENELGSIGQAAERLPDADLVVRSESDLDDEAAIEEFVEELRDAAAAIFWLHGGEDSMPGYDYATGALEEATVPLVVKATGDAFAFEDTTVSDDHRDQAYEYLEKGGTINVENLCRFLASEYDDRDLEYDEPAALPTEGVYHPDHPGIGYEELLETHDPEKPTVAIWFYESHWTHENTRYVDAQVRALEEQGANSLPIFCNPATDTEEQEDAEWVTDNWLIDDEGQPVVDAVLSSFMFSLSMDERGRSASDEGQSAEDVFLDRLGVPVIQTITTMRSRSRYESSDTGVMGFELALSVALPEFDGNVITHPISGKERTDDEGGIGSAPKHHFPIEDRIDHATRLAVNWANLRHTPNEEKNVAVVLHNYPPSDDGIGTAFGLDSPESTVNLLSELEGRNYDLGGQMPEDGQTLVETLTSQLTLEDRWVAPEDVRDLSVDVVSTEQYAAWFAETDERFQKNVVEEWGEVPDRPFAIPGTQFGNVLVTVQPPRGFGMDPSKVYHDSDLQPPHDYYAFYGWLRNEFEADAVVHLGTHGSLEWLPGKTVGLNGESAPDQLVDDLPNVYPYIVNNPGEGTQAKRRSYAAIVDYLTPVMRSAGTYDELADLEELANQYREAGMEDARADDGAQLETLIREKVDEMDLAVELGVEGTIDERADVRGPEEAGSTLAEGDVEGEDLAIDDLVERIHEYLTDVKTTQIRLGLHTMSEPPKGERLVEYLVALTRLENPGAPSLRESVAGALGVDYETMLNAPGEYDADLGMTYAEAADVVYETSLELIETLAEHDFDVPVSELEGGPEDEVNINLLIVDLGPVGDAKAKPGAHDDLRKALAYVCEEAQPRVQGAEDEIPRTAEALSGEYVPPGGSGAPTRGGVDLLPTARNFYTLDPRKVPAKPAWQVGKEVAEGVLERHHTENGEYPEEIGVVAWGTPTVRTRGETIAQVLAMMGVEPQWTDAGRIDDVEPIPLEDLGRPRIDVTTRVSGLFRDAFPAAAGVIHDAVDAVVDLDEPHEMNYVKKHVEAEAEQLQDEEGLDESDAWTAAKHRVFTTKPGGYGAGTNKAVDEGNWDDRSDLASVYVQWGGYAMGSRGRVSDAHASFERRLSSVDATVKLEDTMEQDEFDSSDWYAFHGGFISAVAEVSGEEPASYVGDSSDPDNVDVYTNEEKVRKAMRARVLNPDWLESMEEHGYKGAGDLSTTVDVTLGWDATTGVVSDTLWEEVAEKFAFDDDRQAWMRDVNPWALESITDTLLEAIDRDLWDADDETVDRLRDLNLEVEGDLEARTTNEAVGAGVSTDD
- a CDS encoding precorrin-8X methylmutase, yielding MDIAETSMDIVRQFVPDETLADRVRQKAVHSMGDIEFQHLIRFTGEDDLGDDEDAPVRAGAKAVLAEANVVTDITMAQAGITGRGHDCEKHKAIGHGAELAAETGMTRTAAGVLELDKRGVYDGSIATVGNAPTAAFALADCIENGTRPAVVVATPVGFVKAEESRQRIREVSEAYGVPAITNVGRRGGSGLAAALTNELIHVAKDVRTGDLELERTAEERSADEVES
- a CDS encoding cobalt-precorrin-7 (C(5))-methyltransferase translates to MSDEYDLDSGPDPATFAAAESEPDVDESIADPVYAVGVGPGNQEYLTPRGRRAIEEADVVVGFTTVVEFVADLTDADLLTCGYADEAEALEAFTERVADGESGTAVAMGDPNHSGYQFVGKVQQAVQSVDPSTPVRVIPGISSLQVAASRARTPMEDTEFVTLHKSGDLEGDMDRLATAVVEDRRHALVLPRPYDRMPGDLAAVLLERGAPADLEALVLEKLTHDEETVHRFTLETLAEHAGGDGREETPFSDLVVLAVRQPVAPS